Sequence from the Rutidosis leptorrhynchoides isolate AG116_Rl617_1_P2 chromosome 3, CSIRO_AGI_Rlap_v1, whole genome shotgun sequence genome:
TATTTTGCAAGTATTATTGaattttatgtttatgttttgggTGCGACCCGATCCGACCCGATTTGACCCGACACATTCAATATTTGTGCAAGAAAGTTATCGAATAAATTTTTGGGATCCCATTGagttttgatcctagaatcgccactgcctGGGAGCAAGGtgtctcttgctcccttgcttccacttgggagcaagatgcaccttgcgtctTTGCTCCCAGGTGGATGCaaagtcgcaaggacgcaaggcgcaaggaaaCAAGACAccttgtgtgatgacccgaaaaatttcgactaatttaaaccaattctctttatgatttaatattatgtaaatatacatatatgtatgtatatatatatatatatatattataagatgtacaagcaaaaacgacttttctacagtaaaacattaattgctacagtaaaaatgactttgctacagtaaaacactatttgctacagtgaaaccgtatttttgctacagtgctacagtgaaaacgactttgctacagtgatttgctacattaaacactatttgctacagtaaaacactatttgctacagtaaacactatttgctacagtaaacactatttgctacagtaaaccatatttgatgtcgacgaactagcaaacaaaaacagaaaaggcggccatgcgatcgcatggcaaaaaacactgaaaactcatgcgatcgcatgagctacagtaaatcgaaaagtaatataaatacgcagtttgttcgacgatgttTTTCACActtctcttaatatttatatttatattataattataattttaaatttaagtttaataataataaggtatatacgagggtgtttttaattcgggtttcaaaccgctttaagctaaggaaatattgggtattgttcggggtattgttcttgaatccaaggccaaccatacagtcgtctaccatcattacgtctacgcaatttgccaacaatattgagtctcaatattgaactgtgagttatagtctccctttttaaatactttaaatatttttgggctgagaatacatgcaatttattttaaacgcaataagacacaagtacatacaaaattctacactgagttaaaccgaaaatcccttagctttggtaactagtagctggcagtacataggatatggactggtgggcgcgaataattgtatatggatccatagggcttgacatccccgtccgagctagagcgctagccttttaacggacgtatgttatttgagtttaagacacgttggtttgcgtgtattaaaacgaatggggtaattatcactatagcattaagtttagttaccagggtgctctgttacgtagaatctattgataaacttttgatgaaatcttgtggtctatctttatacatgtttatgactcgagcaattaaacctataactcaccaacattcgtgttgactttttagcatgttttattctcaggtccttagaatgcttccgctgtgatgtgcttgttgcctgcatggagtctctcatgctttgtacaaagtttattgcattcaaaataaaactgcgttgtgtaataaataattggactgtgatgtcaacctgtaaattaaagacttatgtatttcggggttttgcttatacctaagcacttgcccacatgtttataactttctatgtttagaaagtcacttattttaatgaatgcaatattttatcaaaacgtatcatatagaggtcaaaacctcactgtggaatcaatgattaacgtgccgcgtcaatagcgattttgacgggtcgttacagttggtatccgagcttgaggtcatagggaaccagaaattacattagtgtgtttaactggtaattgttaggatgcattagtgagtctggactatgaccatatttgtttttactgatttttgcatatcatttggtcaaaaacattatatgtaatatatttatatgctaacgtaattgttgtttcaattatgtgatagatgacttcctctaatcctatcattttgtacgactcggaatcggacactgaatctattctatccacaactgaaaagggcgttccaatacctattaaagaagaaattgtgttagccggggaatctcaactcccggtaaacccagaggaggttccagctccacccaactctagttttccggagccacagtatcgttggcatggacccatgatccctggagtaaacgaggatcgtccatttctaaacaaatatggacattggtccagatataccgccgacgggcgggttgtgccgattacgcctggcagatttcggttcatgaccaccggtacatattcttgcagttcgtcatcatattctcctacacatgactcagacagttcgtcatcagacgagatcagtaaggaggaggatttcgctaatgaaataaaagagatcactaaggagaaattccaacttgctatagataataaaaacaaccacaataataaaatgtccttaattattaaaaaagaacaggaccattcgatccgtaaccacccttattgtattaaacccactgaggtaacgggtacctcaaaaccccaactaaaaataaaatacactgccagaatgtctgtcggaccatgtgcacacaaacaattggcagagagaaccaaatgggaagaagtttctgatagttctgaatgaacgacctcgcaaccataaatcttccatgcgctattttattgcttatgtgtgctactctatcttgttatgtaaaataagcatatgtaaaatatcagtattgtatggtattgtattattttggtttattaataataaatgcatggaatgattatttgtattattactacttcttattattattattacataataatgtagtaactcgctataattttcatagtggaatattattaggattttagtagttaattccttgtactagctattatgtatgaacttaacgggtaggtaataccctagaaataattataaaatgctaataagaagaaaaggcttttataataatcggttcatattattaatatgctacgattaaatattgacaactcattttacctataatattctatatgattaaattatatctgttgtgtttattgaagaaacatgtctcaaatgtcggatgctgagtttgagcaactagtcgagaaacgtgtgaatgaaagaattgctgcaaccgaggcagcaaaagcaacagccgaagcagcagccaaagcagcagccgtaaacacaaactcacgaaacggatgctcatataaaacttttcaaggatgcaaaccacagacgtttagtggaactgagggaccagtcggtctaacccgatggtttgaaaagatggagtccgttttcaaaatcagtaattgtgcgaacggagacaagtcaaagtatgcttcgtgtacgttgcaagacggtgcacttacttggtggaacaattatgctaaagcagaaggaatagatacggcatatgatatctcttgggaagaactgaaaaagatgctaatcgaggagtactgtcctcgaaacgagatcagaaaaatggaatctgagttacgtaatctgaaggttatcggcgcaaatctcaataactatgaaaagcgtttcatggaactagccttgttgtgtcccgaattggtgccaaacgagaaacgaaagatagaaatgtatattgacggtttatcgatcaatatcaaaggaaatgttacatcgtccaaaccaaatacgatgcaggaagccatgacaatggcacaccaactcatggaccagatcacagagagttcgattaaggcaccaattaccgaagtcaagacaactgaaggaaagaggaaatgggaagactataagggtaaaagtactcacctgaagaaacaagaaacttttaaaggtaaacaagatggggcaactgcaagtccaaactataagggacctcatccgttctgcaaaaggtgttacacacatcatgcaagctattgccaagtggtctgtgataagtgcaacaagaaaggacatgtggcgaaagattgttatgccaccgtttctgaagtaaagacaaaattgaccgatgtcaagaaatgttatggatgcgggaagtctggtcactttataaatcaatgccctgataaggagaagaacaaagaacccgcacgtgggagggcatttaatgttagtgccagtaaagcacgtgaggatcctaatcttgtcacgggtacgtttaccgttaataatcaactagcttctattatgtttgatacgggtgctgatagaagttatatgtgtaaagactttagttttaaactaaaatgtgcatcattacctctagacgataaatatactattgaattagctaatggtaaactgataaaagccgataaaatttgccatggttgcgaaatgaatctcgctggtgaaaccttcaaaatcgatttgatacccgtagaactaggaagttttgacgtaatcgttggcatggactggatgtccaaaacaagagcggaagttgtttgcgctgagaaagcaatccgcatccctcgtaaggatgaaacgtcattaatgatttatggggagaagagcaactcaaagctgaactttatcagctgtatgaaggcccagaaatttataagaaaaggttgttatgctattctggcacatgtaaagaagatcgatactgaagaaagaagcattaatgacatgccggttgtaagagaatatcccggagtatttccagaagaattaccggggctacctccacacagatgtgtagaattccagattgatctcataccaggagctgcacctgtagcccgatctccatatagacttgcaccttcagaaatgcaagaattacaagaccagttgcaagaattatcggaccgtggatttattcgtcctagtttttcaccttggggtgctcctattctgttcgtcaagaagaaggatggatctatgagaatgtgcatagattaccgagaattaaacaaattaacgatcaagaatcggtacccattaccgaggattgatgatttgtttgatcaattgcaaggatcaagtgtttattctaagattgatctacgctccggatatcatcaactgagagtgaaggaagaagatgttcctaaaacagcgttcagaacccgttacggtcactatgaatttttagtcatgccttttggattgactaatgctccagcagtattcatggatctaatgaatcgcatctgtagaccgtatttagacaaatttgtcattgtttttatcgacgacatattgatttactcgaagaacaaggaagaacatgagcaacacttaagactggtactagagatactcaagaaagaagaattgtacgcaaaattttcgaagtgtgatttctggttacaagaagtacaatttttgggccatgttgtcagtaaacatggaattaaagttgaccccgccaagatcgaagccattagtaaatgggaaacaccgaagactccaacacaaatccgccaattcttaggtcttgctggttactaccgaagattcattcaagatttctctagaatcgccaaacccttaactgcattgactcaaaagggaaagaagtatgattggtccacggaacaggaatcttcattccagttattaaagaagaagttaacgtctgcacccattttgtcattaccagaaggaaatgatgatttcgtgatctattgtgatgcttcacgccaaggtttaggatgtgtattaatgcaacgcacaaaagtcatcgcatatgcctcacgacaactaaaaattcatgaaaagaactatacgacgcacgatttagaacttggagcagtagtttttgcactcaaaatatggagacactatctatatggcaccaagtgtacagtgtacaccgaccataagagtcttcagcatatttttgatcaaaaacaactcaatatgaggcaacgtcgctgggtagagttgttaaacgattacgattgtgaaatccgttaccaccccggaaaggctaatgttgtagctgatgccctaagtcgaaaagaaagagtaaaacctcttagggtccgagctttgaatattacaattcgtactgatctcacaaaacaaattcaagcagcacagttagaggctttaaaagaagaaaacggaaaaggcgaaataagcaaagggttagaaaaacaacttgaagaaaaagccgatggaaccctgtattttgctggtaggatatgggtaccaaaacatggtaacctaaggcaactagtactggatgaagcacacaaaacgaggtactcaattcacccaggaaacggaaaaatgtaccacgatctcaagaagttttattggtggcctaatatgaaaacagaaattgctacttatgtaagcaaatgtttaacgtgtgcaaaggtcaaagctgagcaccaaaagccgtcaggattactgcaacaaccagaaattccgcagtggaaatgggaaagaataaccatggatttcattacgaaattgccaaggactgcaagtagtcatgatactatttgggtgatagttgatcgtctaactaaatcagctcactttctaccaataaaggagacagacagtatggagaaattagcacgcctatatttgaaggaagtagtttccaggcatggtgtacccatctctatcatatctgatcgcgacacccgattcacatcacgtttctggcagtcattacaaaaagcattgggaactcgattagatatgagcaccgcttatcacccacagacagatggtcaaagtgaaagaacaatacaaacattggaagacatgttacgggcatgcgtgattgactttggaaccagttgggatcgacacttaccgttggcagaattttcatacaataacagctatcatacgagcatcaacgcagcaccatttgaagcactttacggtagaaagtgcagatctcctatctgttggagtgaagtaggagaaagacaacttactggaccagaaattattcatgaaaccaccgaaaagatcattcaaatacaacagcgattgaaaacggccatgagtcgccaaaagagttatgctgatgtaagaagaaaactgctagaatttcaagtgggcgacaaagtcatgttgaaagtgtcaccctggaaaggcgttgtacgattcggtaaacgaggaaagctaagtcctaggtatgtaggaccctttgaaatcaccgaaagaattggaacagttgcttatcgattaaagctaccgcaagaacttagtagtgttcacaacacatttcacgtgtcaaatttgaagaaatgtttagctgaagaggatgtcgtaattcctcttgacgaaatacgaatcaatgataaactccattttatcgaagaacctgttgaaatcatggaccgtgaggtcaaacaattaaaacaaagcaaaataccgatagttagagttcgttggaacgcaagacgaggacccgagtttacttgggaacgtgaagatcaaatgaagcaaaagtatccacatttgttcactgatatcgctcatgaaacaggtactactcaaaatttcgggacgaaattttctttaacggggaggtactgtgatgacccgaaaaatttcgactaatttaaaccaattctctttatgatttaatattatgtaaatatacatatatgtatgtatatatatatatatatatatatatatatatatatatatatatatatatatatatatatattataagatgtacaagcaaaaacgactttcctacagtaaaacattaattgctacagtaaaaatgactttgctacagtaaaacactatttgctacattgaaaccgtattttgctacagtgctacagtgaaaacgactttgctacagtgatttgctacagtaacacactatttgctacattaaacactatttgctacagtaaaacactatttgctacagtaaacactatttgctacagtaaaccactatttgctacagtaaacactatttgatgtcgacgaactagcaaacaaaaacagaaaaggcggccatgcgatcgcatggcaaaaaacactgaaaactcatgcgatcgcatgagctacagtaaatcgaaaagtaatataaatacgcagtttgttcgacgatgttTTTCACActtctcttaatatttatatttatattataattataattttaaatttaagtttaataataataaggtatatacgagggtgtttttaattcgggtttcaaaccgctttaagctaaggaaatattgggtattgttcggggtattgttcttgaatccaaggccaaccatacagtcgtctaccatcattacgtctacgcaatttgccaacaatattgagtctcaatattgaactgtgagttatagtctccctttttaaatactttaaatatttttgggctgagaatacatgcaatttattttaaacgcaataagacacaagtacatacaaaattctacactgagttaaaccgaaaatcccttagctttggtaactagtagctggcagtacataggatatggactggtgggcgcgaataattgtatatggatccatagggcttgacatccccgtccgagctagagcgctagccttttaacggacgtatgttatttgattttaagacacgttggtttgcgtgtattaaaacgaatggggtaattatcactatagcgttaagtttagttaccagggtgctctgttacgtagaatctattgataaacttttgatgaaatcttgtggtctatctttatacatgtttatgactcgagcaattaaacctataactcaccaacattcgtgttgactttttagcatgttttattctcaggtccttagaatgcttccgctgtgatgtgcttgttgcctgcatggagtctctcatgctttgtacaaagtttattgcattcaaaataaaactgcgttgtgtaataaataattggactgtgatgtcaacctgtaaattaaagacttatgtatttcggggttttgcttatacctaagcacttgcccacatgtttataactttctatgtttagaaagtcacttattttaatgaatgcaatattttatcaaaacgtatcatatagaggtcaaaacctcactgtggaatcaatgattaacgtgccgcgtcaatagcgattttgacgggtcgttacaccttgctccttgcgagggcaaattagtaatttttttattttttgagcTCTCACGCAATGAAggtgaaaaaaaaaaattgaactttttttggtgataatcccttaAATCATAAATCAGTGTCATCACAAACAAAAACACTTTTCGATCTCAACTATTCAGTGAACAAGTCAACAATGTCATCTTCCTTCTTCTCATCATTCAAGTACTCCGACAGCCTAACCGTCGTCGGAATCTCATTCATCACCGCCGTCTTTTGCGAAGCAATCTCAATGATATTAATCTACCGCACTTCGTCCTACAAATCACTCAAATCATCAATCGATAAAGCATCTAAAAAACTGGAAACAATGAAAACCGATTCATCAACCGTCACTTCAACCGTCGCACCAAAAAAATcaaaatctaaaaaaatagatCGCGTTGAATCATCGTTAAAAGAATCAAGCAGAGATTTATCATTATTCAAATTGAAATCCGGTGGCGTTGTTGCGCTTGTGCTTTTCGTTGTTTTCGGATTGTTGAATAATTTGTTTGAAGGTAAAGCGGTTGTTAAATTGCCGTTTGTTCCGTTACGGATCGTACAGAAAATGAGTCATCGAGGTTTGCAAGGTGATGATATGACGGATTGTTCAATGGCGTTTTTGTATTTTTT
This genomic interval carries:
- the LOC139896796 gene encoding uncharacterized protein — translated: MSSSFFSSFKYSDSLTVVGISFITAVFCEAISMILIYRTSSYKSLKSSIDKASKKLETMKTDSSTVTSTVAPKKSKSKKIDRVESSLKESSRDLSLFKLKSGGVVALVLFVVFGLLNNLFEGKAVVKLPFVPLRIVQKMSHRGLQGDDMTDCSMAFLYFLCSISIRTNLQKFLGFAPPRGAAGAPSLFQIPDAAK